Proteins encoded together in one Rana temporaria chromosome 6, aRanTem1.1, whole genome shotgun sequence window:
- the LOC120942981 gene encoding up-regulator of cell proliferation-like, with product MESYLVSKLTLRDILEVRLEIHKDNKPKKIEDVAWCTLKKIMALDNTARNTLLNTDSSGLNKNDKDDLFNIDEYEDTQNASSIHPLDILCLLLHCSDNFLQQEIVTKMAMCQFAVPLLLPAGDGSQCTYMLWAMRDIVKKWRPQCLADSKGFREENVVNISMPLISFVRLGKSKLSKSKILNQILNPVQQNNNFFIHDNVDGGNIERKISEGLVEISWYFPSGKSDVFPEPLAVTNLRGDLETNWDQFTFLAEVSSAVFIFIETIDEREFQLLSKCSQNDTDFCIVFTPNSGKSIEKETQKLLGNLLPVLRIERENVILKMRTENDTMLTKKIQGRMKQIMESTSKSISLEDLPRYFSGHHFVTDESTDECQKGRNHADKITQEIKDVAEYKMATMKLQGDLWKQLSKIDKELCRMKNQGEQNAETHKSHLRLQRNALHVKQYQQKNSKGIGFFIQALTDLSPKERQYFLKWMKFNLDTITRDNLSNLQVIYKEKCDNLPHSKKELRDLDQKISDSCLGVEHFLREMGQFYEAECSTAKHTIIEQNKKKFADLPRIAANFLLDGFPLELIDGDASNIPLQWITDVLTDLDKRTGGKCRLRVITVLGVQSTGKSTLLNTMFGLQFPVASGRCTRGAFMTLLNVKKDFQEKLGCHFILVIDTEGLKAPELSSLQDSYEHDNELATLVVGLSDITIINMAMENSTEMKDILQIVVHAFLRMKEIGRKPNCQFVHQNVSDVSAPDKNMRDTKKLLEQLNEMAKVAANMEKKNEILAFTDVINYDIKKDNQYIPGLWQGDPPMAPVNYGYSSNVLELKMYLFEYMNCEESINKPSSISDFITWIESLWRSVKHEKFIFSFRNSLVAKAYNSLSSQYSLWEWDFCKKILNWVISTENDIRNQSGKTYEIKKQELQNILLEEENKMTESLEKYFENSENANLIERHREEFKLSITSLRKELEINALSKCHEAVSIQKGKIQIQNIERKSQTFIEDKITHLLQRYRQNNIEVNEEAIQQEFELMWKKTLSELQLEELRRCNVDHSLLLLLKNDMSSKGPEINRALIRVKVLQQYAKKGVRFCIDDKKHFDHSIKSVLRNLICKQEHIRKVSDLAASIIRTSDEYIKEKTSSRNDYNEMYAKELLHKINNIFNDKDVKKLNFNKQFELDIKLFIFGKASKAFQKLHDKFLHENDPKLCLKKLKPQYLSIFLMIFHKKDESRNRARQFCELCLKPAIIDYVFKHLGQKIVDEILIENFTFRSKSSFQCMVLEELLEDMSFHKYVEFISSYESFIKKWILAYITNKYDRGSALQTLQENILSFIDKTIKNALKNERCRKENLVSVFLEKFCELLKTELVISQKEMKFITFLNFGSVVQFSSEIENFLPETQQQIRSDLRSIDIQYILSRMTVKPLHELFRKAIGCGKQCPFCDVPCEAGGGDHINHAASIHRPQGFGQYCFVEDDKLVIDICSTLVVSNSSFRNTDTEWKDHPYKEYRTYYPDWVIQPDSSIGSSDYWKFIFVKFNQQFAKEYGAQPAELPETWMEITREQALDSLKKAFNVN from the coding sequence ATGGAAAGCTATTTAGTTTCAAAGCTGACATTAAGGGACATTCTAGAAGTTAGGTTAGAGATCCATAAGGACAATAAGCCAAAGAAAATAGAAGATGTAGCCTGGTGTACTCTAAAGAAGATCATGGCTCTAGACAATACTGCAAGGAACACTCTGCTCAATACAGATTCGTCTGGCTTGAATAAAAATGATAAAGATGATCTCTTTAACATTGATGAGTATGAAGATACACAAAATGCAAGTTCCATCCACCCCTTGGATATCCTCTGTCTTCTCCTGCATTGTTCAGATAATTTTCTACAACAAGAAATTGTAACCAAAATGGCCATGTGTCAGTTCGCTGTCCCTCTGCTGCTCCCTGCTGGTGACGGGTCACAGTGTACCTATATGCTGTGGGCAATGAGAGACATTGTGAAGAAGTGGAGACCTCAGTGTTTAGCTGACAGTAAAGGGTTCAGAGAAGAAAATGTGGTGAATATTTCCATGCCACTAATTTCCTTTGTAAGATTGGGGAAATCCAAGTTGTCAAAATCTAAAATCCTGAATCAAATTCTTAATCCAGTCCAGCAGAATAACAATTTCTTCATACATGACAATGTGGATGGTGGCAACATTGAGAGAAAAATATCTGAGGGACTTGTGGAAATTTCCTGGTATTTTCCCTCTGGTAAATCTGATGTTTTTCCAGAACCTCTTGCAGTTACCAACCTACGTGGAGACCTAGAGACCAACTGGGACCAGTTCACATTTCTAGCAGAAGTTTCATCAGCTGTGTTTATATTTATTGAAACAATCGATGAGAGAGAATTCCAGCTGTTATCCAAATGCAGTCAGAATGACACCGATTTTTGCATTGTATTTACTCCAAATTCAGGAAAAAGTATTGAGAAAGAGACACAAAAACTTCTAGGGAACCTTCTTCCAGTATTAAGAATTGAAAGAGAAAATGTTATCCTGAAGATGAGGACAGAAAATGAtacaatgttaactaaaaaaatcCAAGGGAGAATGAAACAAATTATGGAGAGCACCTCCAAATCTATTTCACTGGAAGATTTACCAAGATATTTCAGTGGGCATCATTTTGTGACAGATGAAAGTACTGATGAATGCCAGAAAGGAAGAAACCATGCAGATAAAATCACTCAAGAAATAAAAGATGTGGCAGAATATAAAATGGCCACTATGAAATTACAAGGAGATCTTTGGAAACAGTTGTCCAAAATAGATAAAGAACTTTGTAGAATGAAAAACCAAGGAGAACAAAATGCAGAAACACATAAATCTCATCTCCGATTACAGCGCAATGCCCTGCATGTAAAACAATATCAACAGAAAAATTCCAAGGGTATAGGGTTTTTTATTCAAGCTCTTACTGATTTGTCTCCAAAAGAGAGACAATATTTTCTAAAATGGATGAAATTTAACCTTGACACAATAACTAGAGACAATTTGTCTAATCTGCAGGTAATTTACAAGGAGAAATGTGACAATCTGCCCCACAGCAAAAAAGAACTCAGGGACTTAGATCAGAAAATCTCTGACAGCTGTTTGGGAGTGGAACACTTTCTACGTGAAATGGGGCAGTTTTATGAAGCTGAATGCTCTACAGCAAAACATACAATAATTgagcaaaacaagaaaaaatttgCTGATCTTCCTAGAATAGCTGCCAATTTTCTGTTGGATGGGTTTCCATTAGAGCTGATTGATGGAGATGCCTCCAACATTCCCCTGCAATGGATAACGGATGTCCTTACTGATCTGGACAAGAGAACAGGGGGAAAATGCAGACTGAGAGTGATAACTGTACTGGGAGTGCAAAGTACAGGAAAATCCACCCTCCTCAACACCATGTTTGGTTTGCAGTTCCCCGTGGCCAGTGGAAGATGCACACGAGGAGCCTTCATGACTCTTCTTAATGTTAAAAAGGACTTCCAGGAAAAGCTGGGCTGTCACTTCATCCTGGTGATCGATACTGAGGGGCTGAAAGCTCCAGAGTTGAGCTCTCTGCAGGACAGCTATGAACATGACAATGAACTGGCCACACTAGTGGTTGGATTGAGTGATATCACCATAATCAATATGGCCATGGAAAACTCAACAGAAATGAAGGATATTTTACAGATTGTGGTCCATGCTTTTCTTAGAATGAAAGAAATTGGGAGGAAACCCAACTGCCAGTTTGTACACCAGAATGTCAGTGATGTATCGGCTCCTGATAAAAACATGAGAGACACAAAGAAACTTCTGGAACAGCTGAATGAAATGGCAAAGGTGGCTGCCAacatggagaaaaaaaatgagattTTAGCTTTCACTGATGTGATCAACTATGATATTAAAAAGGACAATCAGTACATTCCTGGCTTGTGGCAGGGAGACCCACCAATGGCTCCAGTAAATTATGGCTACAGCTCAAATGTGCTTGAgcttaaaatgtatttgtttgaaTATATGAATTGTGAGGAATCTATTAACAAACCATCCAGCATCTCTGACTTTATTACTTGGATAGAAAGTTTATGGCGATCTGTGAAACACGAGAAATTCATCTTCAGTTTTAGAAACAGTCTGGTGGCCAAAGCCTACAATAGTTTGTCTTCACAGTATTCCTTATGGGAATGggatttctgtaaaaaaattctCAACTGGGTGATCAGCACAGAAAATGACATTAGAAATCAATCTGGAAAAACATATGAAATCAAAAAACAGGAGCTGCAGAATATTCTTCTGGAGGAAGAAAACAAGATGACTGAATCACtagaaaaatattttgaaaactcCGAAAATGCAAATCTCATAGAACGACACAGAGAAGAATTCAAATTAAGTATAACGAGCCTGAGAAAAGAACTTGAAATAAACGCTCTTAGCAAGTGCCATGAGGCTGTTTCTATCCAGAAAGGGAAAATACAAATCCAGAACATCGAGAGGAAATCCCAGACATTTATTGAAGATAAAATAACACATCTCCTGCAAAGATATAGACAGAATAATATTGAAGTAAATGAAGAAGCAATTCAACAAGAATTTGAGTTGATGTGGAAGAAGACCTTATCAGAGCTGCAGTTGGAAGAACTTAGAAGATGTAATGTGGATcattctcttcttctccttctcaaaAATGACATGAGCAGTAAAGGACCTGAGATAAATAGAGCATTAATTAGAGTTAAAGTTTTACAGCAATATGCAAAGAAAGGTGTCAGGTTTTGTATAGATGATAAAAAGCACTTTGATCACTCCATTAAATCAGTTTTAAGAAACCTAATATGTAAGCAAGAACATATTAGGAAGGTTAGCGATCTTGCTGCTTCAATAATTCGGACCAGTGATGAGTATATAAAAGAGAAGACGTCTTCCAGAAATGATTACAATGAAATGTACGCTAAGGAATTGCTACACAAGATTAATAATATATTTAATGATAAAGATGTGAAAAAGCTTAACTTTAATAAACAGTTTGAGTTGGATATCAAACTTTTCATTTTTGGAAAAGCCTCTAAAGCTTTCCAGAAGTTACATGACAAGTTTCTCCATGAGAATGACCCCAAACTTTGCCTGAAGAAGCTAAAGCCCCAGTACTTGTCTATATTTCTCATGATTTTCCACAAAAAAGATGAGAGTCGAAACAGAGCCAGACAGTTTTGTGAGCTGTGCCTGAAACCAGCAATAATAGATTATGTTTTCAAACATCTTGGACAAAAAATAGTAGATGAGATTTTAATTGAAAATTTCACATTCCGCAGCAAAAGTTCTTTCCAGTGTATGGTTCTAGAGGAGCTTCTAGAAGACATGTCATTCCACAAGTATGTTGAGTTCATCAGTTCCTATGAGAGCTTTATAAAAAAATGGATTTTGGCTTACATCACAAACAAATATGACAGAGGATCAGCTTTACAAACCTTGCAGGAGAATATTCTGTCATTCATTGACAAGACAATAAAAAACGCTCTTAAAAATGAAAGATGCCGGAAGGAAAACTTGGTGTCGGTTTTTTTGGAGAAGTTTTGTGagttattaaaaacagaattggTGATTTCACAAAAAGAGATGAAATTCATCACATTCCTTAACTTCGGGAGCGTTGTGCAATTCTCATCCGAAATTGAAAATTTCCTCCCAGAGACACAACAACAAATCCGATCAGATCTTAGatctatagatatacagtatattctttcCAGGATGACAGTGAAGCCTCTGCATGAATTGTTCAGGAAGGCGATTGGATGTGGCAAGCAGTGTCCTTTCTGTGATGTCCCCTGTGAGGCCGGAGGCGGTGACCATATAAATCACGCAGCTTCCATTCACAGACCACAAGGATTTGGGCAGTATTGTTTTGTGGAAGATGATAAGTTGGTCATTGATATCTGTTCTACTCTTGTTGTATCTAACTCAAGTTTTAGAAATACAGACACTGAATGGAAAGATCATCCCTACAAAGAGTATCGTACATATTACCCAGATTGGGTCATTCAGCCCGACTCCAGCATTGGGTCCTCAGATTACTGGAAgttcatctttgtaaagtttaatCAACAGTTTGCAAAAGAGTATGGAGCACAACCGGCTGAGCTGCCGGAGACCTGGATGGAAATCACCAGAGAGCAAGCACTTGACAGCTTGAAAAAAGCCTTTAATGTGAATTGA
- the LOC120942582 gene encoding up-regulator of cell proliferation-like, with the protein MEKYISNKLTLGDILEISAENSKDNKPQKIEDVPWCTLRKIMALDSTARKTHTDAGKEIDQFKAIFEDSQSSIHPLDVLCVLLHCSDSFLQQEIVSKMSMCQFAVPLLFPAGDGSQCTYMLWAMRDIVKKWRPQSLADSKGFREENVVNISMPIISFVRLGKTKLSKSKTLNQVLNPIQQHYKLFIHDDMEGRNLERKISDGLVEISWYFPSSKSDVFPEAFAVTNLRGDLESNWDQFTFLSEISSAVFIFMETINEREFQLLSKCSQSDTTFYFVVTPGKAIEEETKSILLRLLPVLRTDKEHVILKSKAENDATFIKKIQPKLQNVLKKCSKYIVLDLHKFFAKHNFVVDENTKECQKAKDLAIKITREIQDVAQYKKQTMKLQGDLSKQLSKIEKELCRMKNQGEGNAVKYQAALLKECNNLHSEQYKHQIPKGIQIFTEALTNLSKKERQYFLKWMKFKLDAIARHNLTELQSIYKQKCTNTARRKELQDLDQKLSDSSLGIEHFLRELGQFYEAESSMTKQKQIGSYQKKFSKLPGIAAKLLMDGFPLELIDGDASNIPIQWITDVLTELDIKTGKKCKMRVITVLGVQSTGKSTLLNTMFGLQFPVASGRCTRGAFMTLLNVEKNFQEKLGCHFILVIDTEGLKAPELASLEDSYEHDNELATLVVGLSDITIVNVAMENTTEMKDILQIVVHAFLRMKEIGKKPKCQFVHQNVSDVLAPDKNMRDRRKLLEQLNEMTKVAAKMEKKNEISAFTDVMKYDLRKDNWYIPGLWQGDPPMAPVNLGYSSNVLELKMYLFTFMESEKSDNKPSSISDFITWIEILWRSVKHEKFIFRFRNSLVAKAYNKLSTEYSLWECDFCKRILDWVVSTENDINKQELQNILLEEEIKMTDLLEKYFENSENANLIERHREEFKLSIKSLRKELERNALSKCHEAVSIQKGKIQIQNIETLIEDKITHLLQRYRHNNIEVIEEEIQEEFESMWKKTLSELQLEELRRCNVGHSLLHLLTNDMSSKGPEINRALIMVSDLHHYTKQGDRFSIDDNKHFDHSVRSFVSNRIFKQDHIRKVSDLAASIIRTSDEYIKEKTSSRDDYNEMYSKELLYKINNMLNDKSVKRLNFNKMFELDIKLFIFGKASQAFQKLHDKFLHENDPKRCLKKLKPQYLSIFLMIFHKKDESRSRARQFCELCLKPAIIDYVFKHLGQKIVDEILIENFTFHSKSSFQCMVLEELLEDMSFHKYDEYISSYESFIKKWILAYITNKYDRGSALQTLQENILSFIDKTIKNALKNERCRKENLVSGFLEKFCELLKTELVISQKEMKVITFLNFGSVVQFSSEIENFLPETQQQIRSDLRSIDIQYILSRVIVKNLHELFRKVVGCGKQCPFCGVPCEAGGSDHKNHSASIHRPLGLGQYYFVEDEKLFIDICSTLVVSNLTFRNTDTEWKDHPYKEYRTYYPDWVIQPDSSIGSSDYWKFIFVKFNQQFAKEYGAQPAELPETWMEITREQALHSLKKAFNVN; encoded by the coding sequence ttttgaggattcacaaAGTTCCATCCACCCCCTTGATGTCCTCTGTGTTCTCCTCCATTGTTCAGACAGTTTTCTACAACAAGAGATTGTCAGCAAAATGTCCATGTGTCAGTTCGCTGTCCCTCTACTGTTCCCTGCTGGTGACGGGTCACAGTGTACCTATATGCTGTGGGCAATGAGAGACATTGTGAAGAAGTGGAGACCTCAGTCACTTGCTGACAGCAAAGGGTTCAGAGAGGAAAATGTGGTGAATATTTCAATGCCAATCATTTCCTTTGTAAGATTGGGGAAAACCAAGTTGTCCAAATCTAAAACTCTGAATCAAGTTCTCAATCCTATCCAGCAGCATTACAAATTATTCATCCATGATGATATGGAAGGAAGAAACCTTGAAAGGAAAATATCTGATGGACTTGTGGAAATATCCTGGTATTTTCCCTCCAGTAAATCTGATGTTTTTCCAGAAGCCTTTGCAGTGACCAACCTACGTGGAGACTTGGAGTCCAACTGGGACCAGTTCACATTTCTGAGTGAAATCTCATCAGCTGTGTTCATATTTATGGAGACAATCAATGAGCGAGAATTCCAACTGTTATCAAAATGCAGTCAGAGTGACACCACGTTTTACTTTGTTGTTACACCAGGCAAAGCTATAGAGGAAGAAACAAAAAGTATTCTTTTGCGTCTATTGCCAGTATTAAGAACTGATAAGGAACATGTTATCTTGAAAAGCAAAGCAGAGAATGATGcaactttcattaaaaaaatccaaCCAAAACTTCAAAATGTTTTAAAGAAATGCTCCAAATATATAGTACTAGATCTCCataaattttttgctaaacataaTTTTGTGGTGGATGAAAATACAAAAGAATGCCAGAAAGCAAAAGATCTTGCCATCAAAATCACTCGAGAAATCCAGGATGTAGCACAGTATAAAAAGCAAACAATGAAATTACAAGGAGATCTCTCGAAACAATTGTCTAAAATAGAAAAAGAACTTTGCAGAATGAAAAATCAAGGAGAGGGGAATGCAGTAAAATATCAGGCTGCTCTCCTAAAGGAATGCAATAACCTGCACTCAGAGCAATATAAACATCAAATTCCAAAAGGTATACAGATTTTTACAGAGGCTCTTACTAATTTGTCTAAGAAAGAAAGACAATATTTTCTAAAATGGATGAAATTTAAGCTTGATGCAATTGCTAGACACAATCTGACAGAACTTCAAAGTATATATAAGCAGAAATGTACCAACACCGCACGTAGAAAAGAACTTCAGGACTTGGATCAGAAACTTTCAGATAGCTCTTTAGGGATAGAACACTTTCTACGTGAACTGGGTCAGTTCTATGAAGCTGAAAGTTCTatgacaaaacaaaaacaaattgggAGTTATCAAAAAAAGTTTTCTAAACTTCCAGGAATAGCAGCCAAACTTCTAATGGATGGGTTTCCATTGGAGCTTATTGATGGAGATGCTTCTAACATCCCCATTCAATGGATAACAGATGTCTTGACTGAATTGGATATCAAGacaggaaaaaaatgcaaaatgagaGTGATAACTGTGCTGGGAGTGCAGAGTACAGGGAAATCCACCCTTCTCAACACCATGTTTGGTTTGCAGTTCCCAGTGGCCAGTGGAAGATGCACACGAGGAGCCTTCATGACTCTTCTAAATGTTGAAAAGAACTTTCAGGAAAAGCTGGGCTGCCACTTCATCCTGGTGATTGATACTGAGGGGCTGAAAGCTCCAGAGTTGGCCTCTTTGGAGGACAGTTATGAACATGACAATGAACTGGCCACACTAGTGGTTGGGCTGAGTGATATCACCATAGTCAATGTGGCCATGGAAAACACAACAGAAATGAAGGATATTTTACAGATTGTGGTCCATGCTTTTCTTAGAATGAAAGAAATTGGGAAGAAGCCCAAATGCCAGTTTGTACACCAGAATGTCAGTGATGTATTGGCTCCTGATAAGAACATGAGAGACAGGAGGAAACTTCTGGAACAGCTGAATGAAATGACAAAGGTGGCTGccaaaatggagaaaaaaaatgagattTCCGCTTTCACTGATGTGATGAAGTACGATCTTAGGAAGGACAATTGGTACATTCCTGGCCTGTGGCAGGGAGACCCACCAATGGCCCCAGTAAATCTTGGCTACAGCTCAAATGTGCTTGAgcttaaaatgtatttgtttacatTCATGGAAAGTGAGAAATCTGATAACAAACCATCCAGCATCTCTGACTTTATTACTTGGATAGAAATTTTATGGCGATCTGTGAAACACGAGAAATTCATCTTCCGTTTTAGAAACAGTCTGGTGGCCAAAGCCTACAATAAATTGTCTACCGAATATTCCTTATGGGAATGTGATTTCTGTAAAAGAATTCTCGACTGGGTGGTCAGCACAGAAAATGACATCAATAAACAAGAGCTGCAGAATATTCTTCTGGAGGAAGAAATCAAGATGACTGATTTACTAGAGAAATATTTTGAAAACTCAGAAAATGCAAATCTCATAGAAAGACACAGAGAAGAATTCAAATTAAGTATAAAGAGCCTGAGAAAAGAACTTGAAAGAAACGCTCTTAGCAAGTGCCATGAGGCTGTTTCTATCCAGAAAGGAAAAATACAAATCCAGAACATCGAGACATTGATTGAAGATAAAATAACACATCTCCTGCAAAGATATAGACACAATAATATTgaagtaattgaagaagaaattcAAGAAGAATTTGAGTCTATGTGGAAGAAGACATTATCAGAGCTGCAGTTGGAAGAACTTAGAAGATGTAATGTGGGTCATTCTCTTCTTCACCTTCTTACAAATGACATGAGCAGTAAAGGACCTGAGATAAATAGAGCATTAATTATGGTCAGTGATTTACATCACTATACAAAGCAAGGGGACAGGTTTTCTATAGATGATAACAAACACTTTGATCACTCTGTGAGATCATTTGTCAGCAACCGAATATTTAAGCAAGATCATATTAGGAAGGTTAGCGATCTTGCTGCTTCAATAATTCGGACCAGTGATGAGTATATAAAAGAGAAGACGTCTTCCAGAGATGATTACAATGAAATGTACTCTAAAGAATTGCTATACAAGATCAATAATATGCTAAATGATAAAAGTGTGAAAAGGCTtaactttaataaaatgtttgaGTTGGATATCAAACTTTTCATTTTTGGAAAAGCCTCTCAAGCCTTCCAGAAGTTACATGACAAGTTTCTCCATGAGAATGACCCCAAACGTTGCCTGAAGAAGCTAAAGCCTCAGTACTTGTCTATATTTCTCATGATTTTCCACAAAAAAGATGAGAGTCGAAGCAGAGCCAGACAGTTTTGTGAGCTGTGCCTGAAACCAGCAATAATAGATTATGTTTTCAAACATCTTGGACAAAAAATAGTAGATGAGATTTTAATTGAAAATTTCACATTCCACAGCAAAAGTTCTTTCCAGTGTATGGTTCTAGAGGAGCTTCTAGAAGACATGTCATTCCACAAGTATGATGAATACATCAGTTCCTATGAGAGCTTTATAAAAAAATGGATTTTGGCTTACATCACAAACAAATATGACAGAGGATCAGCTTTACAAACCTTGCAGGAGAATATTCTGTCATTCATTGACAAGACAATAAAAAACGCTCTTAAAAATGAAAGATGTCGGAAGGAAAACTTGGTGTCGGGTTTTTTGGAGAAGTTTTGTGAGTTATTAAAAACAGAGTTGGTGATTTCACAAAAAGAGATGAAAGTCATCACATTCCTTAACTTCGGGAGCGTTGTGCAATTCTCATCGGAAATTGAAAATTTCCTCCCAGAGACACAACAACAAATCCGATCAGATCTTAGatctatagatatacagtatattctttcCAGGGTGATAGTAAAAAATCTGCATGAATTGTTCAGGAAGGTGGTTGGATGTGGCAAGCAGTGTCCTTTCTGTGGTGTCCCCTGTGAGGCCGGAGGGAGTGATCATAAGAATCATTCAGCTTCCATTCACAGACCACTAGGATTGGGACAATACTATTTTGTGGAAGATGAGAAGCTGTTCATTGATATCTGTTCTACTCTTGTTGTATCTAACTTAACTTTTAGAAATACAGACACTGAATGGAAAGATCATCCCTACAAAGAGTATCGTACATATTATCCAGATTGGGTCATTCAGCCCGACTCCAGCATTGGGTCCTCAGATTACTGGAAgttcatctttgtaaagtttaatCAACAGTTTGCAAAAGAGTATGGAGCACAACCGGCTGAGCTGCCGGAGACCTGGATGGAAATCACTAGAGAGCAAGCTCTTCACAGCTTGAAAAAAGCCTTTAATGTGAATTGA